GTGTATGAGTCTGAGCCACAGACGTTCTATGCAAAATGCAAGATGTTCGGGCATGGATGTGACTGGCTTATCCGAGCCAGCTTGATACGGAGAAAAAGTTGTTGGGAGATACGCAGATACAACGGTAGGCACACGTGCACCATCGGAACGATTTCACAAGATCATTCCAAGTTGGACTTAGATACAGTTGCTGAGGCTATAAGGCCGTTGGTCGAGACGGACCCGTCCATCAAGGTGAAATCTATAATTGCGGAAGTCCAGTTAAGGTTCAACTATACCATCAGTTATCGAaaggcttggttggcaaagcagaagTCCGTTGCCAACGTTTTCGGTTATTGGGAGGAATCTTACCAAGCATTGCCGTGGTGGCTCTCGGTCATGGTGCAGAAGATTCCTGGTTCATTTGTCCAAATAGAAACACGACCACTCTACAACGGGAATGAGGAGGCACAAGGTGTAAAAATACTTCATCGTGTATTTTGGAGTTTCAATCCATGCATTAGGGCATTCAGGCATTGCAAGCCCCTGGTTCAGGTTGATGGCACACACCTATACGGAAAATACAAAGGTACACTTCTAGTCGCTGTTGCACAAGATGGGAACCAGAACATTGTGCCTATTGCCTTTGCCTTGGTGGAAGGTGAGACAGCTGATGCGTGGCACTTCTTCCTCAGGAATCTGCAAACGTATGTTGTTAGAAAAGACAGTGTGGATATGATCTCAGACCGGCATGAGTCAATACGGGCAGCAGTTAATCGTTCCGGTGGTGACTGGCAACCTCCAAGAGCATGGTGGATGTTTTGTATAAGACACATCGGCAGTAACTTCTTAAGGGCATTCAAAGTCCCTCACTTGCAGAAGCTTGTTGTCAACATAGGGTATTCAAGAACGGTGGAGGAGTATAATATCAACTATAAGAGGTTGGAAGAGCGAGGCGAGGCATATGCCAGGTGGTGCGATGCCATCGGACTCAGACATTGGGTATTGGCATTCGACAAGGGACATCGATGGGGCCATATGACAACGAACCTTGTCGAGTGTATTAACTCAGTGTTGAAGGGTGCCCGTAATCTACCTGTGTTGGCGCTGGTCCGAGCAACATATTATAGGTTAAATGAACTCTTTACACGGAAGAGTGCCGAGACTCACGAATGCAAGCGTGCTGGATTTACATACTCCGCATTTGCGCAACAGCGGATAGAAGCAAGTATGCAACAGGCTGCGAATATAGTTGTGCACCGCTTTGATAGACGAAATGAGGTGTTTGAGGTGCGCGAAATGACTACTGGAAAGGTGTTAGTTGTTGATCTAGCACGACGGACGTGTGACTGTGGGCACTTTCAGGTTGAACGAATACCATGTCGCCATGTTATTGCTTGCTGTGCTAACCAGCTGCTCGATTGGCAGTTGTATGTGCATGAGGTGTACAAGATGACGGAAGTTCGTAAGGTATATAGGTTTGAGTTCACACCATTAGGAGATCCTGAGACATGGCCTGCTTATGAGGGACCCACATTGGTCGCTAATCCCGCACTGAGGCGAACGTCTAAAGGCAGGCCCAAACTAACCCGATACCTGAATGAAATGGACTCACGTGACATGCGTGTTCCTCGGATATGCCGT
The Arachis duranensis cultivar V14167 chromosome 5, aradu.V14167.gnm2.J7QH, whole genome shotgun sequence genome window above contains:
- the LOC107489039 gene encoding uncharacterized protein LOC107489039; this translates as MEDTANLVVYRDGEIIRNTHEGVRLVSQNPFSFVVPCTMTLMELQNGLCQSMENGTLMRVSRILYRNPVMVFGGLKQFDTISITDEVSMQNMFQIHRQTYMRHPQIELYVEFEAVEAVAVQTDIDVNDDIAAVYEEMNSDSEEDFEATYEAGDEDEDGDVGVEAAVENVVVHPSSSQPMGVPPFMCELDLDAMHAPEFPEYANRGIANPEDGEFRIGMEYSSRKSVVAVIRSFNISRGVDYDVYESEPQTFYAKCKMFGHGCDWLIRASLIRRKSCWEIRRYNGRHTCTIGTISQDHSKLDLDTVAEAIRPLVETDPSIKVKSIIAEVQLRFNYTISYRKAWLAKQKSVANVFGYWEESYQALPWWLSVMVQKIPGSFVQIETRPLYNGNEEAQGVKILHRVFWSFNPCIRAFRHCKPLVQVDGTHLYGKYKGTLLVAVAQDGNQNIVPIAFALVEGETADAWHFFLRNLQTYVVRKDSVDMISDRHESIRAAVNRSGGDWQPPRAWWMFCIRHIGSNFLRAFKVPHLQKLVVNIGYSRTVEEYNINYKRLEERGEAYARWCDAIGLRHWVLAFDKGHRWGHMTTNLVECINSVLKGARNLPVLALVRATYYRLNELFTRKSAETHECKRAGFTYSAFAQQRIEASMQQAANIVVHRFDRRNEVFEVREMTTGKVLVVDLARRTCDCGHFQVERIPCRHVIACCANQLLDWQLYVHEVYKMTEVRKVYRFEFTPLGDPETWPAYEGPTLVANPALRRTSKGRPKLTRYLNEMDSRDMRVPRICRLCGAQGHSRSRCPQRAGPSGAGSWFSMVMFVLFNLHFVS